The Erpetoichthys calabaricus chromosome 5, fErpCal1.3, whole genome shotgun sequence genome has a segment encoding these proteins:
- the LOC114652536 gene encoding uncharacterized protein LOC114652536 isoform X1 produces MSGKRCARLRVIFGIDDARKMILPNGISDSVDALIKEVQFAFQLIEDIRLQYKDNDFNEFLNLTLTSELEDLSTIKVVYVEKSEQTVERSQSPLPVLDDCSSVMSGDTDDTVISSLSTRTQAWPKVFQIPQFSSETELQLEKGNAEYRKKKMILTVSSKTKSDILQKLAEEIFRFKAYPQDANFCEVSEALIKKHPCLQEPGSYNGCSGWKQRLKYKMGNYRTQMKLYGCPELAVNSVKNKAREGDSVYPAKNVKKAKRAEANYLPDLPQGETPESLEADREMLMREAKKRNNERVIRELMAKTFAYRRHEVVKEQPRVEDFMKRWPALFKVNEINAEFLRITTIPLQSKFLAQLDKYTNKLTSIIRHKGGAAHYKTASFIQAVDQKNDVNIRREFVLRSLIIYLGEDDKDLIKEYLDTLGDDAEREMKTLKMAIFVIRKEGEGPFHTPKEVAIVIEGVEVLNRLQSVAAACPILFGLMYAINLRYPKELKLTFEVFQKVFMELEGNKKLTRVQNLSSKLLS; encoded by the exons ATGTCTGGAAAGAGATGTGCACGTCTTCGAGTGATATTTGGTATAGATGATGCCAGGAAAATGATCCTGCCAAATGGAATATCTGACTCAGTAGATGCTCTCATCAAAGAAGTACAGTTTGCTTTTCAATTGATAGAAGACATTAGATTACAGTACAAGGACAATGACTTCAatgaatttcttaatttaactttaaCCTCAGAACTTGAAGATTTGAGCACCATAAAAGTGGTCTACGTTGAGAAATCAGAGCAAACTGTTGAGCGTTCTCAATCGCCTTTGCCAGTACTTGATGACTGCAGCTCTGTAATGTCAGGTGACACAGATGACACAGTAATCTCTTCACTTTCAACCAGAACACAGGCATGGCCAAAAGTTTTCCAAATTCCACAATTTTCATCCGAAActgaacttcaacttgaaaaggGTAATGCAGaatataggaaaaagaaaatgatactGACAGTAAGCTCAAAGACGAAAAGTGACATACTGCAGAAGCTTGCAGAAGAGATATTTCGATTTAAAGCATACCCACAAGACGCCAACTTCTGTGAGGTGTCCGAGGCCCTGATAAAGAAGCACCCCTGCCTACAAGAGCCTGGGTCGTATAATGGATGCTCTGGGTGGAAACAAAGGCTAAAATATAAAATGGGAAATTATCGGACACAAATGAAGCTTTATGGTTGTCCAGAGCTTGCTGTAAATTCTGTAAAAAACAAGGCAAGGGAAGGTGACAGTGTCTACCCAGCAAAAAACGTGAAAAAGGCAAAGAGGGCCGAGGCAAACTACTTACCTGATTTACCTCAGGGTGAGACACCAGAAAGCCTTGAAGCGGATAGAGAAATGCTTATGAGAgaggcaaagaaaagaaacaatgaaagagTCATTCGAGAACTCATGGCAAAGACATTTGCCTATAGAAGGCACGAAGTAGTGAAGGAGCAGCCAAGGGTGGAGGATTTTATGAAGCGATGGCCTGCACTTTTCAAAGTGAATGAG ATTAATGCTGAGTTCCTGCGGATTACTACAATCCCTCTCCAGTCCAAATTTCTTGCACAGCTGGACAAATATACCAACAAACTGACAAGCATCATAAGACATAAAGGAGGAGCTGCCCACTATAAGACTGCCAGTTTCATTCAAGCCGTAGATCAG aaaaatgatgtaaacatcagAAGAGAGTTTGTGCTGAGGTCACTTATTATTTACCTTGGTGAGGATGACAAGGATCTTATCAAAGAATATCTG GATACATTAGGAGATGATGCTGAAAGAGAAATGAAGACACTCAAAATGGCCATATTTGTCATCCGTAAAGAGGGTGAAGGACCCTTTCACACACCTAAAGAAGTCGCCATTGTTATTGAAGGTGTAGAGGTGCTAAATAGACTACAGTCTGTTGCAGCAGCTTGTCCAATATTGTTTGGTCTAATGTATGCAATAAATCTTAGATACCCTAAAGAGTTAAAACTCACTTTTGAAGTTTTCCAAAAAGTGTTTATGGAACTGGAGGGAAATAAGAAATTAACCAGAGTGCAGAACCTAAGCAGCAAGCTTCTCAGCTGA
- the LOC114652536 gene encoding uncharacterized protein LOC114652536 isoform X2: MSGKRCARLRVIFGIDDARKMILPNGISDSVDALIKEVQFAFQLIEDIRLQYKDNDFNEFLNLTLTSELEDLSTIKVVYVEKSEQTVERSQSPLPVLDDCSSVMSGDTDDTVISSLSTRTQAWPKVFQIPQFSSETELQLEKGNAEYRKKKMILTVSSKTKSDILQKLAEEIFRFKAYPQDANFCEVSEALIKKHPCLQEPGSYNGCSGWKQRLKYKMGNYRTQMKLYGCPELAVNSVKNKAREGDSVYPAKNVKKAKRAEANYLPDLPQGETPESLEADREMLMREAKKRNNERVIRELMAKTFAYRRHEVVKEQPRVEDFMKRWPALFKVNEINAEFLRITTIPLQSKFLAQLDKYTNKLTSIIRHKGGAAHYKTASFIQAVDQKNDVNIRREFVLRSLIIYLGEDDKDLIKEYLL, encoded by the exons ATGTCTGGAAAGAGATGTGCACGTCTTCGAGTGATATTTGGTATAGATGATGCCAGGAAAATGATCCTGCCAAATGGAATATCTGACTCAGTAGATGCTCTCATCAAAGAAGTACAGTTTGCTTTTCAATTGATAGAAGACATTAGATTACAGTACAAGGACAATGACTTCAatgaatttcttaatttaactttaaCCTCAGAACTTGAAGATTTGAGCACCATAAAAGTGGTCTACGTTGAGAAATCAGAGCAAACTGTTGAGCGTTCTCAATCGCCTTTGCCAGTACTTGATGACTGCAGCTCTGTAATGTCAGGTGACACAGATGACACAGTAATCTCTTCACTTTCAACCAGAACACAGGCATGGCCAAAAGTTTTCCAAATTCCACAATTTTCATCCGAAActgaacttcaacttgaaaaggGTAATGCAGaatataggaaaaagaaaatgatactGACAGTAAGCTCAAAGACGAAAAGTGACATACTGCAGAAGCTTGCAGAAGAGATATTTCGATTTAAAGCATACCCACAAGACGCCAACTTCTGTGAGGTGTCCGAGGCCCTGATAAAGAAGCACCCCTGCCTACAAGAGCCTGGGTCGTATAATGGATGCTCTGGGTGGAAACAAAGGCTAAAATATAAAATGGGAAATTATCGGACACAAATGAAGCTTTATGGTTGTCCAGAGCTTGCTGTAAATTCTGTAAAAAACAAGGCAAGGGAAGGTGACAGTGTCTACCCAGCAAAAAACGTGAAAAAGGCAAAGAGGGCCGAGGCAAACTACTTACCTGATTTACCTCAGGGTGAGACACCAGAAAGCCTTGAAGCGGATAGAGAAATGCTTATGAGAgaggcaaagaaaagaaacaatgaaagagTCATTCGAGAACTCATGGCAAAGACATTTGCCTATAGAAGGCACGAAGTAGTGAAGGAGCAGCCAAGGGTGGAGGATTTTATGAAGCGATGGCCTGCACTTTTCAAAGTGAATGAG ATTAATGCTGAGTTCCTGCGGATTACTACAATCCCTCTCCAGTCCAAATTTCTTGCACAGCTGGACAAATATACCAACAAACTGACAAGCATCATAAGACATAAAGGAGGAGCTGCCCACTATAAGACTGCCAGTTTCATTCAAGCCGTAGATCAG aaaaatgatgtaaacatcagAAGAGAGTTTGTGCTGAGGTCACTTATTATTTACCTTGGTGAGGATGACAAGGATCTTATCAAAGAATATCTG TTGTAG